The stretch of DNA GTCGGCGACGACACCGGCGCCGACGGTGCGTCCGCCTTCGCGGATGGCAAAGCGCAGGCCCTGGTCCATGGCGATCGGCGAAATCAGCTCGACATTCATGGTCACGTTGTCGCCAGGCATCACCATCTCCGTACCCTCCGGCAGATGCACCATCCCCGTCACGTCCGTCGTGCGGAAATAGAACTGCGGCCGATAGTTCGTGAAGAACGGCGTGTGGCGCCCACCCTCGTCCTTTGTCAAAATATATGCCTCCGCCTTGAACTTG from Alphaproteobacteria bacterium encodes:
- the tuf gene encoding elongation factor Tu (EF-Tu; promotes GTP-dependent binding of aminoacyl-tRNA to the A-site of ribosomes during protein biosynthesis; when the tRNA anticodon matches the mRNA codon, GTP hydrolysis results; the inactive EF-Tu-GDP leaves the ribosome and release of GDP is promoted by elongation factor Ts; many prokaryotes have two copies of the gene encoding EF-Tu), whose product is KFKAEAYILTKDEGGRHTPFFTNYRPQFYFRTTDVTGMVHLPEGTEMVMPGDNVTMNVELISPIAMDQGLRFAIREGGRTVGAGVVADVSE